One Pyrus communis chromosome 13, drPyrComm1.1, whole genome shotgun sequence genomic window carries:
- the LOC137712086 gene encoding transcription factor ORG2-like → MLALPHLFSTIGLSVDQDHLNHEYSSYFCSDQTADSFLHVLPSHQPWVELDRSTTSTPLRGEDSSISPMAKKLHTASEHDRRKKINNLYSSLRSLLPVDQAKKLSIPNTISLVLKYILELQKQVEALIRRREELLSRASKEDDMHEEKKIKRTARSSLSADSIYRLNDREVAIQISTFKIHINLLSEILQHLEEEGLQLKNASSLESYGGRVFYNLHLDQVEGTYRLEFENLSKKLMSL, encoded by the exons ATGTTAGCTTTGCCTCATCTATTTTCAACCATTGGATTGTCCGTAGATCAAGATCATTTAAACCATGAGTACAGCAGCTACTTCTGCAGTGATCAAACTGCAGACTCATTCCTTCACGTACTTCCATCTCATCAGCCATGGGTTGAGCTTGATCGTTCCACAACATCCACACCACTCAGAGGCGAGGATTCCAGCATTTCCCCGATGGCTAAGAAGCTCCATACTGCTAGTGAGCATGATCGTCGCAAGAAGATCAACAACTTGTACTCCTCACTGCGTTCATTGCTTCCTGTGGATCAAGCG AAAAAACTAAGCATTCCGAATACCATTTCGCTTGTACTGAAATACATACTAGAACTCCAAAAGCAAGTGGAGGCACTAATTCGAAGGAGGGAGGAACTCTTATCCAGAGCTTCTAAGGAAGATGATATGCATgaggagaaaaaaataaaacgcaCAGCTCGGAGTTCACTATCTGCTGATTCAATCTACCGTCTTAACGATAGAGAAGTAGCAATTCAAATATCCACCTTTAAGATCCACATCAATCTATTGTCTGAGATCTTACAACATCTGGAGGAAGAGGGGCTTCAATTAAAAAATGCTTCTTCCCTTGAGTCCTATGGAGGGAGGGTCTTCTATAACTTGCATCTTGATCAG GTAGAAGGAACATACAGATTAGAATTTGAGAATTTAAGCAAGAAGCTTATGTCCTTATGA